Proteins found in one Carassius auratus strain Wakin chromosome 42, ASM336829v1, whole genome shotgun sequence genomic segment:
- the LOC113060653 gene encoding eukaryotic translation initiation factor 2 subunit 1, whose product MPGLSCRFYQHRFPEVEDVVMVNVRSIAEMGAYVSLLEYNNIEGMILLSELSRRRIRSINKLIRIGRNECVVVIRVDKEKGYIDLSKRRVSPEEAIKCEDKFTKSKTVYSILRHVAEVLEYTKDEQLESLYQRTAWVFDEKYKRPGYGAYDIFKQVVSDTSILDGLDLTEEERTVLIDNINRRLTPQAVKIRADIEVACYGYEGIDAVKDALRAGLKCSTECMPIKINLIAPPRYVMTTTTLERTEGLSVLNQAMAVIKERIEEKRGVFNIQMEPKVVTDTDETELARQLERLERENAEVDGDDDAEEMEAKTDD is encoded by the exons ATGCCAGGACTCAGCTGTAGATTCTACCAGCACAGGTTTCCCGAGGTGGAAGATGTGGTGATGGTCAATGTCAGGTCGATAGCAGAGATGGGCGCCTATGTGAGTCTGCTGGAGTACAACAACATCGAGGGCATGATCCTGCTCAGCGAGCTCTCCAGACGACGAATCCGATCCATCAACAAACTCATCCGGATCGGCCGCAACGAGTGTGTGGTGGTCATCCGTGTGGATAAAGAGAAAG GCTACATTGATTTATCCAAAAGAAGAGTATCACCTGAAGAGGCCATTAAATGCGAAGACAAGTTCACGAAATCTAAAACT GTTTACAGCATTTTGAGGCATGTAGCTGAAGTCCTAGAATACACCAAAGATGAGCAGCTAGAGAGTCTGTACCAGCGAACGGCATGGGTGTTCGATGAGAAGTACAAGCGGCCTGGATACGGCGCCTATGACATCTTTAAGCAGGTTGTGTC AGACACTTCCATTTTAGATGGCCTGGATTTGACAGAAGAGGAAAGGACTGTTCTGATTGATAACATCAACAGACGACTCACTCCGCAGGCTGTTAAAATAAGAGCCGACATTGAGGTGGCCTGCTATGGCTATGAGGGTATCGATGCAGTGAAAGATGCTTTGAGGGCTGGACTCAAGTGTTCAACGGAGTGCATGCCAATCAAG ATCAACTTGATTGCCCCTCCGCGCTATGTTATGACCACAACCACGCTAGAGCGCACAGAGGGCCTTTCTGTGCTCAATCAGGCAATGGCTGTCATTAAAGAGAGGATTGAAGAGAAGAGAGGCGTCTTCAACATTCAAATGGAG CCAAAAGTGGTAACGGACACCGATGAGACTGAACTGGCTCGGCAGCTAGAGCGGCTGGAGAGAGAGAATGCAGAGGTGGATGGAGACGATGATGCAGAGGAGATGGAGGCCAAGACTGATGACTAG